Below is a genomic region from Miniphocaeibacter halophilus.
AAAATAGGAGGATATTATGAAAAAACTTGAAATAGGAAATTTTCATGTAAAAGATGTAGTTTTTGGAAATGAAACTTCTTATAAAGATGGTTTACTTATTATTAATAAAGAAGAAGCAATGGATTATATTTTAGAAGACGAACATATTACTTCACTGGATTTGAAAATAGCAAAACCTGGAGAAGATATTAGAATAGTACCAGTAAAAGAAGCAGTAGAACCTAGAATTAGACCAGATGGAAGAGCATTATTTCCTGGTGTTATCGGTGATTTAGCTCCTACAGGAGAAGGAATAGTACATGCATTAAAGGGAATTAGTGTACTGGGAGTAGGAAAACATTATGGAAGTTTTGGTGATGGTGTAGTTGATATGGGTGGAAAAGGTCAAAAATATACATTATTTGGACAATTAATTAATGTAGTCTTAATAGCCGATACAGACGAAGAGGAAGAAAGATTTGAACAACAGAAGAAAAATCATGCAATTAGATGGGCTGCACATAAATTAGCGGAGTATATAGGTAGGGCTGTTAAGGATTTAGAACCGGAAGATAAAGACATATATGAATTTGAAGGCGTTACTAAAAGGGATGAAAAAACAAATAATCTACCATCAGTAGTACTTGTAATGCAACCTCAATCCCAAATGGAAATGATGGGCTATAACGATTTAATATATGGATGGGATATGAACCATTATGTACCTTCCTTTATTAATCCAAATGAAATTTTAGATGGAGCTTTAATTTCTGGTAGTTTCATGCCGTCATCATCAAAATGGTCAACATATGAAATGCAAAACTTTGAGACTATAAAGGAACTTTATTCAAGACATGGTAAAGAAATAAATTTTTTAGGAGTAATTCTATCCAATTTAAATGTTTCTTTAGAACAAAAAGAAAGATCAGCTATATTTGTAGCTAATATTGCTAAATCTTTAGGAGCAGATGGAGCTATAGTTACAGAAGAAGGATATGGTAATCCAGATGTTGATTATATAAGATGTATAGTAGCTTTAGAGGATGTAGGAGTAAAAACTGTAGGAATAAGTAATGAATGTACAGGAAGAGATGGAAAATCTCAACCGTTAGTAGTATTAAATGAAAAAGCTAATGCCCTAGTATCTACAGGAAATGTTTCAGACTTAATAGAACTTCCAGCATGTGAAATAGTTTATGGAGAACTTGCAGCATTGGGAAGAGATGGTTTGTCTGGTGGTTGGGAAGGCGATGAGAAATTAGGACCTTCTGTAAGAGAGGACGGTTCCATTATACTAGAGAACAATGCAATGTTTTGTGGCGATGGAATTAGTGGTTGGTCTGTAAAAACCGTTAAAGAATTTTAGGAGGATAATATGAAAAAAGTTGTACATTATATAAATCAATTTTTTGCTGGTATTGGTGGCGAAGATAAAGCGGATATTAAGCCTGAAATACGAGAAGGTATTGTAGGACCAGGTGCTGAATTAAATAAAAAATTAAATGCCGAAGTTACCCATACTATTATATGTGGTGACAATTACTTTGGAAGTAATACAGAAAAGGCAATAGAAGATATATTAGATATGTTAGAAGAAATAGAATTTGATGCTTTTGTAGCAGGTCCGGCATTTCAAGCAGGTAGATATGGTGTAGCATGTGGTAATATTTGTAAAGCTGTTCAGGACAAATTTAATGTTCCGGTTATTACATCAATGAACATTGAAAATCCTGGAGTTGAAATGTTTAAATCTGAATTGATAATATTCAAAGGTGGAAAATCAGCAGCTTCTATGAGAAAAAACATAGCTCCAATGGCAGATTATTTAAATAGAGTCCTAGAAGGAAAAGAATTGAAATCTGCAGAGGAAGAAGGATACTTTTCAAGAGG
It encodes:
- a CDS encoding glycine/sarcosine/betaine reductase component B subunit — protein: MKKLEIGNFHVKDVVFGNETSYKDGLLIINKEEAMDYILEDEHITSLDLKIAKPGEDIRIVPVKEAVEPRIRPDGRALFPGVIGDLAPTGEGIVHALKGISVLGVGKHYGSFGDGVVDMGGKGQKYTLFGQLINVVLIADTDEEEERFEQQKKNHAIRWAAHKLAEYIGRAVKDLEPEDKDIYEFEGVTKRDEKTNNLPSVVLVMQPQSQMEMMGYNDLIYGWDMNHYVPSFINPNEILDGALISGSFMPSSSKWSTYEMQNFETIKELYSRHGKEINFLGVILSNLNVSLEQKERSAIFVANIAKSLGADGAIVTEEGYGNPDVDYIRCIVALEDVGVKTVGISNECTGRDGKSQPLVVLNEKANALVSTGNVSDLIELPACEIVYGELAALGRDGLSGGWEGDEKLGPSVREDGSIILENNAMFCGDGISGWSVKTVKEF